ACATAGAAGCGGGAAAATAATGAGTTTTGCCTGAAATGAGTTAAAGAATGTCCGAAATGCGTTAATGGAATAATGGGTCAATGTTGATATTTGAATAGTCAAAAGTCAACTAATTTACCTATCCATGAATACATTAATATTACCTGGGAAGAAAACGATAAATACGGAGCAAATCGTCTACTTAGAGAGTGATAGTAATTACACTATTATTCACAAAACCTCACTACCTAATAAAGTTATTACTGCCAAAAGCCTTTGCTATGTTCAAAAAGCATTGGGCTCAAAATCTTTTGTAAGAATCAATCGACAGCAGGTCATAAATATTGACCGTATAACCAATTTCTGGGAAGAAAAAGATACGGTTAATATTGAGATTTCAAGCGGAAACCTTTTCAAAACCTCCAGAAGAAGAACATCGTCTGTACTTAACTCTTTAAGCCCATTTCAGTATGAAAAAGATTAACCTTTATTCCTTACTACTATTTTTAACATTGACCTTTTTAGGTCAAAACCTTTTTGCAGCTATTATTACTGTTACAGATGGTGGAGACTCTGGTGCCGGAACACTGAGGCAAGCCATTGCCGATGCTAGTAATGGAGATATTATAGAGTTTTCAGGAGTGACTACCGTTTCACTCACCTCAGCACAGCTAACTGTAGATAAAAGTTTGACTATAGATGGTGGTGCTGGAAAAGTTACCATTACTCGGTCTACAAGTGTCAAATTCCGCATTTTCCAATTTAATGGAGCGGTCTCAAATGAAGTTTTCTTGGAAAATCTGAATATTACCAATGGCCGTAACGATGGTCAGGCCGGTGGTATTCAAAATGGTGTAATACTAACATTAGAAAACTGTACCGTATCTGGCAATTACTCAGCTCAGGGAGCCGGCATTCAAAATGATGAAGTTTTAATTCTTAATAACTGTCTTATTATCAATAATACTTATGACGGTGGATTAATTGCGGGCGGTACGTCTACCACTGCCACCAATTGTGTTTTTTCAGATAATGGAGGTTTTGGAATAGAAGCCAACGGCGGTAATTTGACTTTGAATAATTGTATAGTAAGTGGAAATAGCTCTTCCAGTGGTACTAGACCTGGGTATGGTTTAAGAATTATTACCATTGGGTCTGCAAATATCTATAATTCAACATTTGCTAAAAACAATAATGATGGAATTGACCTAGACGATTTTGCTGCAAGCGTCATCTTAGTCAATAATATTTTCACAGAAAATGGCACAAAAGATATTGATATAGGAACACCTAATTTAGGTAGTAGTGCTACCAATAATCTTATTGGAAGTGCAAATTCAGGTGGACTGGTAGATGGTGTGAATGGAAATATTGTGAATCATTCAGCAGGTTTTTTTAATAGCTCAGATGGAAATGGAGCAGACAATATTTGGCTCACTGCTGACGACGGATTTAGATTGAATCCAACTTCACCTGCGGTTAATAGTGGTACTAACACGGGCGTTTTAGCTACTGATATTTTAGGAAACACAAGACCTTATAATAGCGGAACTGCCGATATGGGAGCTTATGAGTATTCGCAGGCTCTACCTTTGCCTACTTTTACCATTCATCCAGTTAACAGTGCTTTTTGTGATGGTGCGGCGGGTCAATTCACCGTAAGCACAAATTCTTATACAGTTGCCTACAAATGGCAGTTTAACTCCGGTGCTTCATGGGCAGATGTGCCCTCTGGCGGTATTTATACTGGGGAAACCACTGCGACATTAGATATAAGCGATGTAACGGGTCTTGATACTTACAAGTTTAGATGTTTAGCTTACAACTCCGATAATGCCAGTGCCACGTCAAATGAGGCGATTCTTACAGTAGATGCCCCAATGACCTTAATGTATGCTGGAGTTTCGAATTATTATTTGGTAGGTGACCCTATTACGCCTCTAAATCCTGCACTAAGCGGAGGTAGCCCTAGTTCTAACTTTACAGTTTCTCCTTCTTTAGTAACAGGTATTTCTATTAATCCTTCTACTGGTATTATTTCCGGAACACCCACCACCACTTCACCTTCCACGGCATACACGGTAAGTGTGTCAAATGCTTGCGGAGTGGCTACAGATATTCTTACTTTTTCAACTTTAAACTCTCCTCCTCCTCCTACACCAGTTATTTCTAGTCAGCCTCAAGATATCAATGTTTGCCCTTCGTCTTCCGGTAGTGCCACCATAGTGGCCAGTGATGTGGAGATTTATCTTTGGCAAGTGAATGATGGCAGCGGATGGGTTGACGTTCCAAACAGCTCTCCTTACAGTGGAGAGGATGAAGCTACGCTGGCAATTTCAAACTCTTCAGGTCTTAATGGCTATATGTATCGCTGTAAAGTATCAAACGGAAGTGGCATAGTGACATCAAATGAAATAAGCCTTAATGAAGGGAAAAATGTGGTGGTAACCAATGGAAACAATACAGGTGCTGGCTCTTTAAGAGCAGCCATGGATTGTATTTCGGCAGGTGATACTATTACGTTTAGTGGTGTGAGTGTAGTATCCTTAACTACCGGGCCATTATTGATAAATAAAGACATGACCATTGATGGTGGAAGTGGCGTGACCATCACCAGAGGTTCGGCTTCTAAGTTTAGAATATTTACGGTTAACAATGTTACGGCGGTTTTAAATAACCTGAATATCACAAATGGTGAAACAACCGACCAAGCAGGTGGAATTCAAAATGGCGGTAACCTAACACTTAATAACTGCAACATCACCGGTAATGAATCACCTCAAGGGAATGCAATTCAAAACGATAAAGTCTTAATACTAAATAATTGCAACGTAAGCGATAATAATGGAAATGCTTCTGGAGCAGGAGTAACTATGTATGGGGATACCACCATCGCAAATAATACGATTTTCTCTAACAATGGGGGAGATGGTTTAACAACCAATAATGGGAGTGTTATAATTAAGCTTAATAACTGTCTTTTTGTAGATAACAGTCAAAATGGAGTGAGCTTTGGTGGAGGTTCAGGTTCTAGTGTGACCAATTGTACTTTTGCTAGTAATAATTCTAATGGTATTAGCATCGCAGGTTCTGCAGCTAACATTACCATTGTTAATAGTGTTTTTGCAGAAAATGGTTCAAATGATATTGCCCACTCTTCTCCTGATTTGGGAGCCACCAGTACCAATAATTTAGTAGGAAGTGCAAATGCTGGAGGACTTGTAAACGGTGTCAATGGAAACCTTATCAATGTTCCTGCCTTATTTCTAGACAATTCAGATGCCGACGGAGCCGACAATACATGGTTTACAGCGGACGATGGCTTTTCATTATCGGCTTGCTCTCAAGCTTTAAATGCAGGAACATCTTCAGGTATTTCGGCTACAGATATAATAGGCAATGCCAGACTCGGCACTTCAGATATAGGAGCATACGAGTATCAAAGTATTAGTGGTTTAGTAGCAGTGGCTTCAAACGTCATGGTAGATTTGATTGATGTGTGTGCTGGAAGTACAGTGACATTAACAGGAAGCTGCGAAGGTAGTGGTGTACTTACATGGTATGATGTAGCTACAGACGGCACAGCATTAGGGACAGGAGTTTCGTTTACACAAAACCCAACAGCAAATACTACTTACTACGCAGCATGTAATGCAGGAACTTGTGAAGGACCAAGAACGGCTACGGAAGAAGTGCAAATCCTTCCAAATGCTGCCGACCTAGATAATACGGTAACACTTACCACAGATTATTCCGCAGACACTATCAAACTGGCAAATGATTACATCAATGCTACCAATAAGATTATATCACCTGCCGATGTTATTTATCACACTGGAAAAGCAGTGAATTTGAACCCAGGTTTTGAGTCGCAAAGTGGCTCTGTTTTTCTTGCCCGTGCAGATATAGTTACCTGCCCTTAAGTATTTTAATTATATAAGAATTTGAAAATTAATTGTCAATAATTATGAAAACAATGAGACTACTTAGATTGACCCTTTTTTTTAGTGTAATAGCTCATTTGAGTTACGCCACCATCCGTTATGTGAAACCTACAGCCTCAGGAGCAGGAGATGGCTCCACGTGGGCAAATGCTTCTGCAGACTTGCAGGCAATGATAAATGCTTCTAGCAGTGGAGATGAAGTTTGGGTGGCTGCTGGTGTTTATAAGCCATTAGCGGATGGCTCAGGTGTTACAAATCCTACAGATACTAGAGATAAGCTCTTCTATATGAAAAACGGGGTGAAGCTTTACGGAGGGTTTGTAGGGACAGAAACTGTACTTACTCAAAGAGATTTCGCAACAAATAAAACCATTCTCTCAGGTGATATTGACAACAATGACACCAATACAGATGGTAATTTTATCAATGAGAATTACTCTGATATTCAAGGAAACAATGCATACCATGTATTCGTTTTTCCAGGGACAGGAGAAACCACTGAGTTTGATGGGTTTATAATTACAGGTGGGAAGAATACTGCTTCTATAGGATACACAACACAATATGCCGGTGGTTATGGATTTAGCTCTTTTAGAGGTGCGGCTTTGTACTGTTCTGGAGCTGCTCCGCAAATTAGAAACTGCGTAATAAGTGGAAATGAAGGATATAGCGGTGTTTTATATCAGAATAATCAGAACACTTCTGGTGGATGGACTACCACGATAGAAAATTTGATTTGGGTAGGGAACTATGCTTACAATGGAGTTTTATACCTACATAGAGGGCCAACTGAAGTTACTAACAACGTCTTTGCTTCAAACAGTACTAACAGCTCAGTTTTGTACATTTCCAGTAATATGCCAAATGGAAATAGTATTATCTATAATCATATATCAGCATTTAATAATTCTCATGGTCAATATTCAAATTTCTTTATAATTCAGGGTGGAACTGTTCAAATTAAGAATTCAATTTTATGGAAAGAGGTAGAGGCTAACAATGCTGTGATTAACAATTCAGCTCATAGTTTGACTGTATCTAATTCTTCAATACAAGGTTCAGGAGGAAGCTTAAATTGGAACTCTGATTTCGGAACTGATGGTGGCGATAATCTAGATTTAGCTCCTCAGTTTTCGAACCCTGTAAATATAGCTGGAGCGGATGGCAAGTACTTTACCAGTGATGATGGCTTAATACCAATTGCATGTTCTCCCTTGGTAAATACAGCAAGTGCAGGTCTTAGTAAAGATGTTTCTGGAGTGGCTCGCCCTTTTGGAGGTCAAAATGACATAGGAGCCTATGAGTTTCAAGGTGCTTCTACTTTACCAGCAAATGCCTCTAGTGTAGCAGCAAGTAGTTATAGCATTCCATGTGGGCAAACTGCAAACCTGACTGGCTCCTGTGCACAGGGAACGCTAACTTGGTATGAAGAAGTAAGTGGTGGGAGTAGCATTGGTACAGGTACTAATTTTACAGTTTCTCCTACTCCTTTGGAGAGTCCTGCTAATTACTATGCAGCATGTGAAACAAGTGCTACTTGTGTTAGTTTAAACCGAGTAGCAGTACCTGAAATTATAGTTAACTCACCAGAAAATGCTACCAGCGTGGCAGCAAGCAGCTATAGCATCACATGTGGGCAAACTGTGAATTTAACTGGCTCC
This sequence is a window from Arcticibacterium luteifluviistationis. Protein-coding genes within it:
- a CDS encoding beta strand repeat-containing protein, yielding MKKINLYSLLLFLTLTFLGQNLFAAIITVTDGGDSGAGTLRQAIADASNGDIIEFSGVTTVSLTSAQLTVDKSLTIDGGAGKVTITRSTSVKFRIFQFNGAVSNEVFLENLNITNGRNDGQAGGIQNGVILTLENCTVSGNYSAQGAGIQNDEVLILNNCLIINNTYDGGLIAGGTSTTATNCVFSDNGGFGIEANGGNLTLNNCIVSGNSSSSGTRPGYGLRIITIGSANIYNSTFAKNNNDGIDLDDFAASVILVNNIFTENGTKDIDIGTPNLGSSATNNLIGSANSGGLVDGVNGNIVNHSAGFFNSSDGNGADNIWLTADDGFRLNPTSPAVNSGTNTGVLATDILGNTRPYNSGTADMGAYEYSQALPLPTFTIHPVNSAFCDGAAGQFTVSTNSYTVAYKWQFNSGASWADVPSGGIYTGETTATLDISDVTGLDTYKFRCLAYNSDNASATSNEAILTVDAPMTLMYAGVSNYYLVGDPITPLNPALSGGSPSSNFTVSPSLVTGISINPSTGIISGTPTTTSPSTAYTVSVSNACGVATDILTFSTLNSPPPPTPVISSQPQDINVCPSSSGSATIVASDVEIYLWQVNDGSGWVDVPNSSPYSGEDEATLAISNSSGLNGYMYRCKVSNGSGIVTSNEISLNEGKNVVVTNGNNTGAGSLRAAMDCISAGDTITFSGVSVVSLTTGPLLINKDMTIDGGSGVTITRGSASKFRIFTVNNVTAVLNNLNITNGETTDQAGGIQNGGNLTLNNCNITGNESPQGNAIQNDKVLILNNCNVSDNNGNASGAGVTMYGDTTIANNTIFSNNGGDGLTTNNGSVIIKLNNCLFVDNSQNGVSFGGGSGSSVTNCTFASNNSNGISIAGSAANITIVNSVFAENGSNDIAHSSPDLGATSTNNLVGSANAGGLVNGVNGNLINVPALFLDNSDADGADNTWFTADDGFSLSACSQALNAGTSSGISATDIIGNARLGTSDIGAYEYQSISGLVAVASNVMVDLIDVCAGSTVTLTGSCEGSGVLTWYDVATDGTALGTGVSFTQNPTANTTYYAACNAGTCEGPRTATEEVQILPNAADLDNTVTLTTDYSADTIKLANDYINATNKIISPADVIYHTGKAVNLNPGFESQSGSVFLARADIVTCP
- a CDS encoding LytTR family DNA-binding domain-containing protein encodes the protein MNTLILPGKKTINTEQIVYLESDSNYTIIHKTSLPNKVITAKSLCYVQKALGSKSFVRINRQQVINIDRITNFWEEKDTVNIEISSGNLFKTSRRRTSSVLNSLSPFQYEKD
- a CDS encoding Ig-like domain-containing protein — protein: MKTMRLLRLTLFFSVIAHLSYATIRYVKPTASGAGDGSTWANASADLQAMINASSSGDEVWVAAGVYKPLADGSGVTNPTDTRDKLFYMKNGVKLYGGFVGTETVLTQRDFATNKTILSGDIDNNDTNTDGNFINENYSDIQGNNAYHVFVFPGTGETTEFDGFIITGGKNTASIGYTTQYAGGYGFSSFRGAALYCSGAAPQIRNCVISGNEGYSGVLYQNNQNTSGGWTTTIENLIWVGNYAYNGVLYLHRGPTEVTNNVFASNSTNSSVLYISSNMPNGNSIIYNHISAFNNSHGQYSNFFIIQGGTVQIKNSILWKEVEANNAVINNSAHSLTVSNSSIQGSGGSLNWNSDFGTDGGDNLDLAPQFSNPVNIAGADGKYFTSDDGLIPIACSPLVNTASAGLSKDVSGVARPFGGQNDIGAYEFQGASTLPANASSVAASSYSIPCGQTANLTGSCAQGTLTWYEEVSGGSSIGTGTNFTVSPTPLESPANYYAACETSATCVSLNRVAVPEIIVNSPENATSVAASSYSITCGQTVNLTGSCAQGTLTWYDESSGGSSIGTGTNFTVTPLVNPSKYYASCETSSSCVSLERIATPDITVSLPANPTGVAASQNDICPYTDVDLSASCLNSTTAEWYNSSMTVIGSGATFQVSPNTTSTYFVKCKNGSCLSEAEEITIKVLARPTDDNASPGYVCAGQEVTYTASCAVGTVEWYNSYSGGNLIGTGNSYTFTPSHGTSYYYRIYPSCTNGTCSSNREYTDSYFYFAPPSVTVSETALCASNITELTLTANCTSYAGGTITNWYDAASGGNFLGTGNTFNHTPTSTITYYAECVSNNYSCVSSRTATDEVVVGQAVTLPTSVSVNNTQVCANSDVTLSANCSSGTAIWYNQAVGGSSIGSGQSLVYTVSSTSTYYASCEDGSCMSDRVATAEVTVLPSSGGIPMNQTLTSNITGTDTKQAIEYIDATNKIINPANVVYESGKAINLAPGFEVENGSVFLGKADLVACP